Proteins co-encoded in one Callospermophilus lateralis isolate mCalLat2 chromosome 2, mCalLat2.hap1, whole genome shotgun sequence genomic window:
- the LOC143390118 gene encoding olfactory receptor 4A47-like produces the protein MEHRDNVTYFVLLGLTQNPKEQKVLFVMFLFFYILTMLGNLLIVLTVTFSKTLHSPMYFFLANLSFVDIIYSSVISPTLILNLFLGKVSISFKFCMFQLFAEHLLGGTEACLLLVMAYDRYVAICKPLHYLLIMKPWVCVVLLVVSWAGGFVHSTFQLGTIYWLPFCGPNVIDHFTCDMHPLLKLICVDTYVTGLLVIANGGLMCSIVFLLLLVSYAIIFHSLKHLSQEGRRKAVSTCGSHITVVVLFYVPCIFIYARPAKTFPIDKSLSVIYMVLTPMLNPFIYTLRNSEMTYAMNKLWKISHMR, from the coding sequence ATGGAACATAGGGACAATGTAACTTACTTTGTCCTCTTGGGACTCACACAAAATCCAAAGGAGCAGAAAGTACTTTTTGTTATGTTCTTGTTCTTCTACATTTTGACCATGCTGGGGAACCTGCTCATTGTCCTAACTGTAACCTTCAGTAAAACCCTGCACTCTCCAATGTACTTCTTTCTTGCTAATTTATCATTTGTGGACATCATTTATTCATCAGTCATTTCCCCCACTTTGATTTTAAACTTGTTCTTAGGAAAAGTTAGCATATCCTTCAAGTTTTGTATGTTTCAGCTCTTTGCAGAACACCTTTTAGGAGGGACAGAGGCCTGTCTTCTGTTGGTaatggcctatgaccgctatgtggccatctgtaAGCCCTTGCATTATTTGCTTATCATGAAGCCATGGGTGTGTGTGGTGCTGCTGGTAGTCTCCTGGGCTGGAGGTTTTGTGCACTCTACATTTCAACTTGGCACTATTTATTGGCTCCCTTTCTGTGGCCCCAATGTCATTGACCACTTTACTTGTGACATGCATCCCTTATTGAAACTCATCTGCGTTGACACCTATGTCACTGGCCTCTTAGTGATTGCCAATGGTGGGTTGATGTGCTCAATTGTGTTTCTGCTCTTACTTGTGTCTTATGCCATCATCTTCCACTCTCTGAAGCACCTGAGTCAGGAGGGGAGGCGGAAAGCTGTCTCTACCTGTGGCTCCCACATCACTGTGGTTGTCCTCTTCTATGTGCCCTGTATTTTCATATATGCACGACCAGCCAAGACTTTCCCCATTGACAAGTCATTGAGTGTGATTTATATGGTCCTGacccccatgctgaaccccttcatctacaCTCTGAGAAACTCAGAGATGACATATGCTATGAATAAATTGTGGAAAATAAGTCACATGAGGTAG
- the LOC143390129 gene encoding olfactory receptor 4A47-like has protein sequence MEHSNNVTYFVLLGLTQNPKEQKLLFVIFLFFYILTFLGNLLIVITVTFSKTLHSPMYFFLANLSFVDIIYSSVISPILISNLFLGKIIISFKFCMSQLFAEHLFAGAEVTLLLVMAFDRYVAICKPLHYLLIMRPWLCVVLVVVSWAGGFVHSAFQLGIIYGLPFCGPNVMDHFTCDMYPLLQLVCVDTYVTGLLVIANGGLMCSILFLLLLVSYGVIFHSLKNLSQEGRWKALSTCGSHITVVVLFFVPCIFIYARPVKTFPIDKSLSVFYMVITPMLNPFIYTLRNSEMTNAMRKLWKRSHIR, from the coding sequence ATGGAACACAGCAACAATGTAACTTACTTTGTCCTCTTGGGCCTCACACAAAATCCAAAGGAACAAAAATTActttttgttatatttttgttcttctacattttgACCTTTCTGGGGAACTTGCTCATTGTCATAACTGTAACCTTCAGTAAAACCCTGCACTCTCCAATGTACTTCTTTCTTGCTAATTTATCATTTGTGGACATCATTTATTCATCAGTCATTTCCCCCATTTTGATTTCAAACTTATTCTTAGGAAAAATTATAATATCCTTCAAGTTTTGTATGTCTCAGCTCTTTGCAGAACACCTATTTGCTGGGGCAGAGGTCACTCTTCTGTTGGTGATGGCCTttgaccgctatgtggccatctgtaAGCCCTTGCATTATTTGCTTATCATGAGGCCAtggttgtgtgtggtgctggtggTAGTCTCCTGGGCTGGAGGTTTTGTGCACTCTGCATTTCAACTTGGCATTATTTATGGGCTCCCATTCTGTGGCCCCAATGTCATGGACCACTTTACATGTGACATGTATCCCTTATTGCAACTTGTCTGTGTGGACACTTATGTCACTGGCCTCTTAGTGATTGCCAATGGGGGGCTGATGTGCTCTATTTTATTTCTGCTCTTACTCGTGTCTTATGGTGTCATCTTTCACTCTCTGAAGAACCTGAGTCAGGAGGGGAGGTGGAAAGCTCTCTCTACCTGTGGCTCCCACATCACTGTTGTTGTCCTCTTCTTTGTCCCCTGTATTTTCATATatgcaagaccagtcaagactttCCCCATTGACAAATCATTGAGTGTGTTTTACATGGTCATAacccccatgctgaaccccttcatctacaCTCTGAGAAACTCAGAGATGACAAATGCTATGAGGAAACTC